A single Lactuca sativa cultivar Salinas chromosome 8, Lsat_Salinas_v11, whole genome shotgun sequence DNA region contains:
- the LOC111892729 gene encoding cytochrome P450 CYP72A219 has translation MEVTALWCGIVLAILVWYACRFINWVWLKPKKIEKCLRDQGLKGSSYKFLFGNLKEVVSMLKDSKSRPINLNDEIVPRVVPFDHKSITTYGKICFTWMGPRPVVHIAEPAMVKEVLGNNYQFQKPRGGNPLIKTLAAGLADAETDRWSKHRKIINPAFHVEKLKHMVPAIYVSCEEMITKWEEGLKKESSCEVDVWPYLQTLSSDVISRTAFGSSFEEGKRIFELQRELAELVIHAIQSIYIPGSRFLPTKNNKRMKKIDQDVKDSIRSIIDKRIMAMKAGESSKDDLLGILLDSNYKEIKQHGNRNFGLTIDEVIEECKLFYFAGQETTGNLLVWTMILLGQHKHWQERAREEVSQIFGKKKPEIDGLNRLKIVNMILYEVLRLYPPVVALGRMIHKETKLGGITLPSGTFIQLQTMILHHDHDIWGDDVNEFKPERFSEGVSKVTKRQTSYIPFGGGPRICIGLNFSLMEAKMALAMILQHFCFDLSPSYSHAPHTVVTLQPQFGAHLILQKV, from the exons ATGGAAGTAACTGCACTATGGTGTGGGATAGTCTTAGCAATACTGGTGTGGTATGCATGTAGATTTATAAATTGGGTATGGTTGAAACCAAAGAAGATCGAAAAATGTCTAAGAGACCAAGGCCTGAAGGGAAGCTCCTACAAATTCTTGTTCGGAAACTTGAAAGAGGTAGTTAGCATGTTAAAAGATTCCAAATCTAGACCCATAAATCTAAATGATGAAATTGTTCCCCGAGTAGTACCCTTTGACCATAAATCCATCACTACTTATG GGAAGATTTGTTTCACATGGATGGGGCCGAGACCTGTGGTGCATATAGCTGAACCTGCTATGGTAAAGGAGGTCTTGGGAAATAACTATCAATTTCAAAAGCCGAGAGGAGGAAACCCTTTAATAAAGACACTAGCGGCAGGTCTAGCAGATGCTGAAACTGATCGATGGAGCAAACACAGAAAAATCATCAATCCTGCTTTTCATGTCGAGAAGCTCAAG CATATGGTGCCTGCAATTTATGTGAGTTGTGAGGAGATGATCACTAAATGGGAAGAAGGATTAAAGAAGGAAAGCTCGTGTGAAGTGGATGTGTGGCCTTATCTTCAAACATTATCCAGTGATGTTATTTCACGTACTGCATTTGGTAGTAGCTTTGAAGAAGGGAAGAGAATATTTGAACTACAACGTGAATTAGCAGAGTTAGTCATACATGCTATACAATCAATCTACATTCCTGGATCTAG ATTTTTGCCAACAAAAAACAATAAGAGAATGAAGAAAATTGACCAAGATGTGAAGGATTCCATAAGGAGTATCATTGATAAACGGATTATGGCAATGAAAGCTGGGGAAAGTAGTAAAGATGACTTGTTGGGCATACTCTTGGATTCCAATTACAAAGAAATTAAACAACATGGGAATAGGAATTTTGGGTTGACTATCGATGAAGTTATTGAAGAGTGTAAGCTTTTCTATTTTGCTGGACAAGAGACCACCGGAAATTTACTTGTTTGGACAATGATCTTGTTGGGTCAGCATAAACATTGGCAAGAGCGAGCCAGAGAGGAAGTTTCACAAATCTTTGGGAAGAAAAAACCAGAAATCGATGGATTAAATCGTTTAAAAATT GTTAACATGATTCTGTACGAGGTTCTTAGACTATACCCACCAGTAGTAGCACTAGGACGAATGATCCACAAGGAAACCAAATTAGGGGGCATAACGCTACCTTCTGGAACGTTCATCCAATTGCAAACTATGATTTTGCACCATGACCATGATATATGGGGTGATGATGTGAATGAGTTCAAGCCTGAAAGATTTTCTGAAGGTGTCTCAAAGGTGACTAAGCGACAAACATCGTATATTCCTTTTGGTGGAGGTCCACGCATATGTATTGGACTAAACTTTTCTTTGATGGAAGCGAAGATGGCTCTTGCTATGATTCTGCAACACTTTTGCTTTGACCTCTCGCCATCCTATTCACATGCTCCACATACGGTTGTTACTCTTCAACCTCAATTTGGAGCTCATTTGATTTTGCAAAAAGTCTAG